One Bradyrhizobium zhanjiangense DNA segment encodes these proteins:
- a CDS encoding ABC transporter substrate-binding protein — MRSTATTGTGKAVVATLISLMLTTAAIADEAPIKLGVLTDMSSLYADNGGQGSVVAAQMAVDDFKGRVLGRPVQIIAGDHQNKADVGSVIARRWIENEGVEVILDVPNSAVALAVQGITRDKKKLFLATGAATSRLSGDECSLTGIHWTYDTFALSQGTTKAIARLGARTWFFLSADYSLGAQLEADSRRVIGATGGKVLGAVKHPINTPDFSSFLLQAQSSKADVIALADAGGDFINAVKQAGEFGITRGQKLAGLIVFIADIHSLGLQSAQGLMLSSAFYWDMNDDTRAWSKRFIEKTRKVPTMIHAGTYGAVMHYLKAAEAAGTLDGSAVAAKMREMPVNDFMTKNGRIREDGRLIRDMYLFRVKSPQESKHKFDYYELLATIPGEEAFRPMEDGGCPLLKKP, encoded by the coding sequence ATGCGATCGACCGCGACGACAGGTACCGGTAAGGCGGTTGTTGCGACGTTGATTTCGCTGATGCTCACGACCGCCGCGATTGCCGACGAGGCACCGATCAAGCTCGGGGTGCTGACCGACATGTCCTCGCTTTATGCCGACAATGGCGGGCAAGGGTCAGTGGTCGCGGCGCAAATGGCCGTTGACGATTTCAAGGGCAGGGTTTTGGGGCGTCCCGTCCAGATCATTGCCGGCGATCACCAGAACAAGGCTGACGTAGGATCGGTGATTGCACGGCGCTGGATCGAGAACGAGGGTGTCGAGGTGATTCTCGATGTCCCCAATTCGGCCGTCGCGTTGGCTGTACAAGGCATTACCCGTGACAAGAAGAAGCTGTTTCTCGCCACTGGCGCCGCCACTTCGCGCCTCTCCGGCGACGAATGCTCGCTGACCGGCATTCACTGGACCTACGATACCTTTGCTTTGTCGCAGGGCACAACCAAAGCGATCGCGCGCCTTGGCGCAAGGACCTGGTTCTTCCTCTCCGCCGATTACTCGCTGGGCGCACAGCTCGAGGCCGATAGCCGCCGGGTCATCGGCGCGACCGGTGGCAAGGTCTTGGGCGCGGTCAAGCATCCTATCAACACGCCGGATTTCTCCTCCTTCCTGCTGCAAGCGCAATCTTCGAAGGCGGATGTGATCGCACTGGCCGATGCTGGCGGTGATTTCATCAACGCGGTCAAGCAGGCCGGCGAGTTCGGGATCACGCGCGGGCAAAAGCTTGCCGGTCTGATCGTTTTCATCGCGGACATTCACAGTCTGGGATTGCAGAGTGCTCAAGGCTTGATGCTCAGCTCGGCATTCTACTGGGATATGAACGACGACACGCGTGCATGGTCGAAGCGCTTCATCGAGAAGACCCGGAAGGTCCCGACCATGATTCATGCCGGCACTTACGGCGCGGTGATGCACTATCTCAAGGCGGCCGAAGCGGCGGGCACTCTCGATGGATCTGCCGTTGCCGCCAAGATGCGCGAGATGCCGGTGAATGATTTCATGACGAAGAATGGCCGGATCCGCGAAGACGGCAGATTGATCCGGGACATGTATCTCTTCCGGGTCAAGTCACCGCAGGAATCGAAACATAAGTTCGACTACTATGAGCTGCTCGCGACCATTCCCGGAGAAGAGGCCTTCAGGCCGATGGAGGACGGAGGATGTCCGCTCCTGAAGAAGCCGTGA
- a CDS encoding nitroreductase, with amino-acid sequence MAPSPIDAILTGRFACRQFCNAPVARRTIEQILRVARFAPSGANIQPWHVYVLTGEVKGKVSAALLEAHETSRDEHVSEYKYYASDLPGLYLKRRQEFGRLFYGSLGIHQADSEGRSRQTAKNYTFFGAPVGLIVTIDRRLEVGSWLDLGMFVQNIMLAAAGRGLQSCPQETFAKYHRILRPLLSIPAEQMVVCGISVGKAKLQGQDRLMPRADIDEFATFLGFED; translated from the coding sequence GTGGCGCCGAGCCCGATCGACGCGATCCTGACCGGCCGGTTTGCATGCCGCCAGTTCTGCAACGCTCCGGTCGCCCGACGAACGATCGAGCAGATCCTCCGTGTCGCGCGATTCGCGCCCAGCGGTGCGAACATCCAGCCCTGGCACGTCTACGTGCTGACAGGCGAGGTCAAGGGCAAGGTGTCGGCAGCGCTGCTGGAGGCGCACGAGACCTCTCGTGACGAACACGTCTCGGAGTACAAATACTACGCCAGCGATTTACCCGGTCTGTATCTCAAACGGCGGCAGGAGTTCGGCCGGCTGTTCTATGGCTCGCTCGGCATTCATCAAGCCGATTCAGAGGGGAGGAGCAGACAGACCGCGAAGAATTACACATTCTTCGGCGCGCCCGTGGGATTGATCGTGACCATCGACCGTCGCCTGGAAGTCGGTAGCTGGCTCGACCTCGGAATGTTCGTGCAGAACATAATGCTCGCGGCGGCAGGACGCGGGCTTCAATCGTGCCCGCAGGAAACGTTCGCAAAATACCATCGAATCCTGCGCCCACTGCTGTCGATTCCGGCAGAGCAAATGGTGGTGTGCGGCATCTCGGTCGGCAAGGCCAAGCTTCAGGGGCAGGA